A single genomic interval of Ramlibacter pinisoli harbors:
- a CDS encoding TRAP transporter substrate-binding protein, with the protein MKTRLAVVALAALAALALPAQAQFQDRSLRLSVPVPKEHPMGQGARTMIACAAEKSGGKLKVNPTYDGALGNDVAATQSARSGTLDMYITSTAPLVGVLPSIGVFDLPFLFSNEKEADAVLDGKAGAYFSEKLMGVGLVNLAWWENGFRHATNSKHPIQRAEDFQGVKMRVMQNNIFIDTFRTLGSNAVPMAFSEVYSALETRTVDGQENPFANIENSKFYEVQKYLTLTKHAYSPLAVLMSKKTWDGLSPPERAAMMECAAKGRDDERRINRESAAASLANLKSKGMQVNEISPAEMQRIRDKAQVVYQTHAKSIGDEAMNLVSGELKRIRGQ; encoded by the coding sequence ATGAAGACCCGCCTCGCCGTCGTCGCGCTGGCCGCCCTGGCCGCGCTCGCCCTGCCTGCCCAGGCCCAGTTCCAGGATCGCAGCCTGCGCCTGTCGGTGCCGGTGCCCAAGGAGCACCCCATGGGCCAGGGGGCCCGCACCATGATCGCCTGCGCCGCCGAGAAGAGCGGCGGCAAGCTGAAGGTCAACCCCACCTACGACGGCGCGCTCGGCAACGACGTGGCCGCGACGCAAAGCGCGCGCTCGGGCACGCTGGACATGTACATCACGTCCACCGCGCCGCTGGTGGGCGTGCTGCCCTCCATCGGCGTGTTCGACCTGCCGTTCCTCTTCTCCAACGAGAAGGAGGCCGACGCGGTGCTGGATGGCAAGGCCGGCGCCTACTTTTCCGAGAAGCTGATGGGCGTGGGCCTGGTGAACCTTGCCTGGTGGGAGAACGGCTTCCGCCACGCGACCAACTCCAAGCACCCGATCCAGCGGGCCGAGGATTTCCAGGGCGTGAAGATGCGCGTGATGCAGAACAACATCTTCATCGACACGTTCAGGACCCTGGGCAGCAACGCCGTGCCGATGGCGTTCTCGGAGGTGTACTCGGCGCTGGAGACCAGGACGGTGGACGGCCAGGAGAACCCTTTCGCCAACATCGAGAACAGCAAGTTCTACGAAGTGCAGAAGTACCTCACGCTGACCAAGCACGCCTACAGCCCGCTCGCGGTGCTGATGTCGAAGAAGACCTGGGATGGGCTGTCGCCGCCCGAGCGGGCAGCGATGATGGAATGCGCCGCCAAGGGCCGGGACGACGAGCGCCGGATCAACCGCGAATCGGCCGCCGCCAGCCTGGCCAACCTCAAGTCCAAGGGCATGCAGGTCAACGAGATCAGCCCGGCCGAGATGCAGCGCATCCGCGACAAGGCGCAGGTGGTCTACCAGACGCACGCCAAGTCGATCGGCGACGAGGCCATGAACCTCGTGTCCGGCGAACTCAAGCGCATCCGGGGACAGTAG
- the paaA gene encoding 1,2-phenylacetyl-CoA epoxidase subunit PaaA, producing the protein MYTQAMDTMGKDEGRKPLQSADELKLQERFDARIDGGEFIEAKDWMPEHYRKTLVRQISQHAHSEIVGMLPEGNWISRAPTLKRKAILLAKVQDEGGHGLYLYSAAETLGTSRDQMLHALHTGKAKYSSIFNYPTLTWADVGVIGWLVDGAAIMNQVPICRCSYGPYARAMIRICREESFHQRQGFESLLTMMERGTAAQKAMVQDAVDRWWWPSIMMFGPPDDQSPNSAQSMRWGIKRVSNDELRQRFIDAAAEQAKVLGVTLPDPELKWNEERQSHDFGTIDWDEFWNVVNGHGPCNRERLAARVKAWDEGAWVREAALAYAAKQAAPLQEAA; encoded by the coding sequence ATGTACACGCAGGCGATGGACACCATGGGCAAGGACGAGGGGCGCAAGCCCCTGCAGTCGGCCGACGAGCTCAAGCTGCAGGAACGGTTCGACGCCCGCATCGATGGCGGCGAGTTCATCGAGGCCAAGGACTGGATGCCCGAGCACTACCGCAAGACGCTGGTGCGGCAGATCAGCCAGCACGCGCACTCGGAGATCGTGGGGATGCTGCCCGAGGGCAACTGGATCAGCCGCGCCCCCACGCTCAAGCGCAAGGCCATCCTGCTGGCCAAGGTGCAGGACGAGGGCGGGCACGGGCTGTACCTGTACTCGGCGGCCGAGACCCTGGGCACCTCGCGCGACCAGATGCTGCACGCGCTGCACACCGGCAAGGCCAAGTACAGCTCGATCTTCAACTACCCCACGCTGACCTGGGCCGACGTCGGCGTGATCGGCTGGCTGGTCGACGGCGCGGCCATCATGAACCAGGTGCCGATCTGCCGCTGTTCGTACGGCCCCTATGCGCGCGCCATGATCCGCATCTGCCGCGAGGAGAGCTTCCACCAGCGCCAGGGATTCGAGAGCCTGCTGACGATGATGGAGCGGGGCACCGCGGCGCAGAAGGCCATGGTGCAGGACGCGGTCGATCGCTGGTGGTGGCCTTCCATCATGATGTTCGGCCCGCCCGACGACCAGTCGCCCAACAGCGCGCAGTCGATGCGCTGGGGCATCAAGCGCGTGAGCAACGACGAGCTGCGCCAGCGCTTCATCGACGCCGCGGCCGAACAGGCCAAGGTGCTGGGCGTCACGCTGCCCGATCCCGAGCTGAAGTGGAACGAGGAGCGCCAGTCGCACGACTTCGGGACGATCGACTGGGACGAGTTCTGGAACGTGGTCAACGGCCATGGCCCGTGCAACAGGGAGCGCCTGGCCGCCCGGGTGAAGGCCTGGGACGAGGGCGCCTGGGTGCGCGAGGCGGCGCTGGCGTACGCGGCGAAGCAGGCAGCACCGCTGCAGGAGGCGGCATGA
- a CDS encoding LacI family DNA-binding transcriptional regulator produces MPTIQDVALHAKVSVSTVSNVLNGRTDRMRAETLARVEAAIAELQFRPSKLAQQLKTGQTPLLGLLVPSMTNPMYGYIAREIESYAQEHFGYRLLIGSTYRDRDKESAFFEDLSAQGVRRVIVISSLADERHFESAVERGMTVVSYDRGATPGKLSRVGHVMPDNFEAARIATRHLISHGHERLAFATVAGMTMSRSAKIDGFHAAAEEAGLKGKVLDGGPLDEYGDAVIAEVGRATAHQIAALGQRPTGIVALNDLMAMGLMAGLRETGLEVPRDVSVVGIDGLYLSGLSNPGLTTVPLPVKTMARAMVERAMRADAPPESAESDQVFAPEPLVQRESVAAPPDRQRAARVPEEGTAS; encoded by the coding sequence ATGCCCACCATCCAGGACGTCGCTCTCCATGCCAAGGTATCCGTGAGCACGGTGTCCAACGTGCTGAACGGTCGCACCGACCGCATGCGGGCCGAGACGCTGGCCCGCGTGGAAGCGGCCATTGCCGAGCTGCAGTTCCGCCCCAGCAAGCTGGCGCAGCAGCTCAAGACCGGGCAGACACCGCTGCTCGGCCTGCTGGTGCCCTCGATGACCAACCCCATGTACGGCTACATCGCGCGCGAGATCGAGAGCTACGCCCAGGAGCACTTCGGCTATCGCCTGCTGATCGGCAGTACCTACCGCGACCGCGACAAGGAAAGCGCCTTCTTCGAGGACCTGTCGGCGCAGGGCGTGCGGCGCGTCATCGTGATCTCCTCGCTGGCCGACGAGCGCCACTTCGAGTCGGCGGTGGAACGCGGCATGACCGTCGTCAGCTACGACCGCGGCGCCACCCCCGGCAAGCTGTCCCGCGTCGGCCACGTCATGCCCGACAACTTCGAGGCCGCGCGCATCGCCACGCGCCACCTCATCTCCCACGGCCACGAGCGCCTGGCCTTCGCCACGGTGGCCGGCATGACCATGAGTCGCAGCGCCAAGATCGACGGCTTTCATGCGGCGGCCGAAGAAGCCGGCCTGAAGGGCAAGGTGCTGGACGGCGGCCCGCTCGACGAATACGGCGATGCCGTGATCGCCGAGGTGGGCCGTGCCACGGCCCACCAGATCGCCGCGCTGGGCCAGCGACCCACCGGCATCGTCGCCCTCAACGACCTCATGGCCATGGGCCTGATGGCCGGCCTGCGCGAAACGGGCCTGGAGGTGCCGCGCGATGTTTCCGTGGTCGGCATCGACGGCCTGTACCTGTCGGGGCTGAGCAACCCGGGACTCACCACCGTTCCCTTGCCGGTGAAGACCATGGCCCGCGCCATGGTCGAGCGCGCCATGCGCGCCGACGCGCCGCCCGAGTCCGCCGAGAGCGACCAGGTCTTCGCGCCCGAGCCGTTGGTACAACGCGAGTCGGTCGCGGCGCCCCCGGACCGGCAGCGAGCGGCCAGGGTCCCCGAAGAGGGCACCGCTTCATGA
- a CDS encoding TRAP transporter small permease, translating into MAVLDRWLARAVEGVLAFLMLGMVLMVFGNVVLRYAFNSGILFSEEMSRVFFVWMTFVGAIVAVREGTHLGMDNVVQRLPRAGKVLCLAASQLLVLACCAILFWGTWRQHEVNASMRAPVTGLSLIWVFGLGYVCSVAIGGLTLASLWRLARGQMAEAELVQVRETDEPAVGASA; encoded by the coding sequence ATGGCCGTCCTGGACCGCTGGCTGGCCCGCGCCGTGGAGGGCGTGCTGGCCTTCCTCATGCTCGGCATGGTGCTGATGGTGTTCGGCAACGTGGTCCTGCGCTACGCCTTCAACTCCGGGATCCTGTTCTCCGAGGAGATGTCGCGCGTCTTCTTCGTCTGGATGACCTTCGTGGGCGCCATCGTCGCGGTGCGCGAAGGCACGCACCTGGGCATGGACAACGTGGTGCAGCGCCTGCCGCGCGCCGGCAAGGTGCTGTGCCTGGCGGCGAGCCAGCTGCTGGTCCTCGCCTGCTGCGCCATCCTGTTCTGGGGCACCTGGCGCCAGCACGAGGTGAATGCCAGCATGCGGGCGCCGGTCACCGGCCTGTCGCTGATCTGGGTGTTCGGCCTGGGTTATGTCTGCAGCGTCGCCATCGGCGGCCTGACGCTGGCCAGCCTGTGGCGCCTCGCGCGCGGCCAGATGGCAGAAGCCGAACTGGTGCAGGTGCGTGAGACCGATGAGCCTGCGGTGGGGGCGAGCGCATGA
- a CDS encoding NAD(P)-dependent oxidoreductase, with the protein MNVVFVSHPADRLEQYFGPRAVRALHAIAEVRYNANARELGTQELVDAARDCDAIIAYRQTPAPRALFAGLPKLAAFLRCAVDIRTVDIAAASEFGVLVTQASAGYVAAVTEWIVAMMVDLARGIAGYTRDYRQGSAPTPVMGRQLRGATLGVIGHGQIGSDLVRVALALGMDVLVNDPQPVPAQPGLQQVDLGTLLSGSDFVVCLAPANTDTDRLMNAEAFAAMKPQAFFINASRGELVDDAALLHALDRGQLAGCAVDVGRAPDQMPSPAVARHPRVLATPHIGGLTLPAIEHQALETVMQFSALKNGQLPPGAVNADRATRWQHWHEAVK; encoded by the coding sequence ATGAACGTGGTGTTCGTCAGCCACCCTGCCGACCGGCTGGAGCAGTATTTCGGCCCCCGGGCCGTGCGGGCGCTTCATGCCATCGCCGAGGTCCGCTACAACGCCAACGCCCGCGAGCTGGGCACGCAGGAGCTGGTCGACGCCGCGCGGGATTGCGACGCGATCATCGCCTACCGCCAGACGCCGGCGCCGCGCGCGCTCTTCGCGGGACTGCCGAAGCTGGCCGCCTTCCTGCGCTGCGCAGTGGACATCCGCACCGTGGACATCGCGGCAGCCAGCGAATTCGGTGTGCTGGTCACGCAGGCCTCGGCGGGCTACGTCGCCGCCGTCACGGAATGGATCGTCGCGATGATGGTGGACCTGGCGCGCGGCATCGCCGGCTACACCCGCGACTACCGGCAGGGCAGCGCCCCCACGCCCGTGATGGGGCGGCAGCTGCGGGGCGCGACGCTGGGCGTGATCGGCCACGGCCAGATCGGCAGCGACCTGGTGCGCGTCGCGCTGGCGCTGGGCATGGACGTCCTGGTCAACGATCCTCAGCCCGTGCCCGCGCAGCCAGGCTTGCAGCAGGTTGATCTCGGCACGCTGCTCTCCGGGTCGGACTTCGTCGTGTGCCTGGCTCCGGCCAACACCGACACCGATCGGCTGATGAACGCCGAGGCCTTCGCGGCGATGAAGCCGCAGGCCTTCTTCATCAATGCCTCGCGCGGCGAACTGGTCGACGACGCGGCGCTGCTGCACGCGCTGGACCGGGGTCAGCTCGCGGGTTGCGCCGTCGATGTGGGACGCGCGCCGGACCAGATGCCTTCGCCGGCCGTGGCGCGGCATCCGCGCGTGCTGGCGACACCGCACATCGGCGGGCTCACATTGCCCGCGATCGAGCACCAGGCGCTGGAGACGGTGATGCAGTTCAGCGCATTGAAGAACGGCCAACTGCCGCCCGGCGCCGTCAATGCCGATCGCGCCACCCGCTGGCAACACTGGCACGAGGCGGTGAAGTGA
- the paaB gene encoding 1,2-phenylacetyl-CoA epoxidase subunit PaaB, which produces MNTSDKSATPSSGEWPLWEVFVRSKSGLDHKHCGSLHAADPKMAIQMARDVYTRRQEGTSVWVVRSDHIVASDPGDKDMYFDPAEDKVYRHPTFYKLPGSVDHM; this is translated from the coding sequence ATGAACACGTCGGACAAGAGCGCAACGCCCTCCAGCGGCGAATGGCCGCTGTGGGAAGTCTTCGTGCGCAGCAAGAGCGGCCTCGACCACAAGCACTGCGGCAGCCTGCACGCCGCCGACCCCAAGATGGCGATCCAGATGGCGCGCGACGTCTACACGCGCCGCCAGGAAGGCACCAGCGTGTGGGTGGTGCGCTCGGACCACATCGTCGCCAGCGACCCCGGCGACAAGGACATGTACTTCGACCCGGCCGAGGACAAGGTGTACCGCCACCCGACCTTCTACAAGTTGCCCGGCTCGGTCGACCACATGTAA
- a CDS encoding TRAP transporter large permease: MTVAAFTFSLLGAMALGMPIAFALLVCAAALMLAQGQWDATILSQKLFEGADSFPLLAIPFFMLAGELMNAGGISRRIVNFALAWVGHIRGGLGFVAVFASVMMAAISGSAAADTAAIGTLLIPLMREAGYNVPRSAGLIAAGGVIAPVIPPSIGFIMFGVIANVSIGKLFLAGFFPGILMGVSLAIAWQWVARRDQVAVLPRQSWGARLRAGWDGVWALLMPVGIVAVLKFGIFTPTEAGVAACVYAFLIGTLAYRELPLRQLYPLLVAAAKRTAVVVFLIAAALVSAWLITASDVPEQIAAMLRPFMGDRTLLMFVIMVLVVIVGTALDFAPTVMILTPVLMPVIKEAGIDPVYFGVLFIMNNAIGLITPPVGIVLNVICGVARIPMTDLVRHLWPFLWAELIVLLLLVLFPSLVMVPLRWLM, translated from the coding sequence ATGACGGTCGCCGCCTTCACCTTCTCGCTGCTGGGCGCCATGGCGCTGGGCATGCCCATCGCCTTCGCTCTCCTGGTCTGCGCCGCCGCGCTGATGCTGGCGCAGGGCCAGTGGGACGCCACCATCCTGTCGCAGAAGCTGTTCGAGGGGGCCGACAGCTTTCCGCTGCTGGCCATTCCCTTCTTCATGCTGGCCGGCGAGCTGATGAACGCCGGCGGGATCTCCCGGCGCATCGTCAACTTCGCGCTGGCCTGGGTGGGCCACATCCGCGGGGGCCTGGGCTTCGTCGCGGTGTTCGCGTCGGTGATGATGGCCGCCATCTCGGGCAGCGCCGCCGCGGACACGGCGGCCATCGGCACGCTGCTCATCCCGCTGATGCGCGAGGCCGGTTACAACGTGCCCCGCTCGGCTGGGCTGATTGCGGCCGGCGGCGTGATCGCGCCGGTGATCCCGCCATCGATCGGCTTCATCATGTTCGGCGTCATCGCCAACGTGTCCATCGGCAAGCTGTTCCTGGCCGGCTTCTTTCCCGGCATCCTGATGGGCGTGTCGCTGGCGATCGCCTGGCAATGGGTCGCCCGGCGCGACCAGGTCGCCGTGCTGCCGCGCCAGAGCTGGGGCGCGCGGCTGCGGGCCGGCTGGGACGGCGTCTGGGCGCTGCTGATGCCGGTGGGCATCGTCGCGGTGCTCAAGTTCGGCATCTTCACGCCGACCGAGGCCGGGGTCGCCGCCTGCGTCTATGCCTTCCTGATCGGGACGCTGGCCTATCGCGAGCTGCCGCTGCGCCAGCTCTACCCGCTGCTGGTGGCGGCCGCCAAGAGAACGGCCGTCGTCGTGTTCCTGATCGCGGCGGCGCTGGTGTCGGCCTGGCTGATCACCGCATCGGACGTGCCGGAGCAGATCGCCGCCATGCTGCGCCCCTTCATGGGCGACAGGACGCTGCTGATGTTCGTGATCATGGTGCTGGTGGTCATCGTCGGCACCGCGCTGGATTTCGCGCCCACGGTGATGATCCTCACGCCAGTGCTGATGCCGGTGATCAAGGAGGCGGGCATCGACCCCGTCTACTTCGGCGTGCTCTTCATCATGAACAACGCCATCGGCCTGATCACGCCGCCGGTGGGCATCGTGCTCAACGTCATCTGCGGCGTGGCCCGCATCCCCATGACCGATCTGGTCCGGCACCTGTGGCCTTTCCTCTGGGCCGAACTGATCGTGCTGCTCCTGCTCGTGCTGTTCCCCTCGCTCGTGATGGTGCCGCTCAGGTGGCTGATGTGA
- the paaD gene encoding 1,2-phenylacetyl-CoA epoxidase subunit PaaD, with the protein MSAVLASRVERAWAALDEVPDPEVPALSVRDLGIVRDVVDHGAELEVVLTPTYSGCPATEVIERGVLDALHAQGLGPARATLRRAPAWTTDWISAEGRRKLHEYGIAPPGPADAEGYQPVRIVRRQPAIACPRCGSAHTERTSAFGSTACKALYRCLDCLEPFEYFKPI; encoded by the coding sequence GTGAGCGCCGTCCTCGCCAGCCGTGTCGAGCGCGCCTGGGCGGCGCTGGACGAGGTGCCCGATCCCGAGGTGCCGGCGCTGTCGGTGCGCGACCTGGGCATCGTGCGCGACGTGGTCGACCACGGCGCCGAGCTGGAGGTGGTGCTCACGCCCACCTACTCCGGCTGCCCGGCCACCGAGGTGATCGAGCGCGGCGTGCTGGACGCCCTGCATGCCCAGGGCCTGGGACCGGCGCGGGCCACCCTGCGCCGCGCGCCGGCCTGGACCACCGACTGGATCAGTGCCGAAGGCCGGCGCAAGCTGCACGAGTACGGCATCGCCCCGCCGGGGCCCGCCGACGCCGAGGGCTACCAGCCCGTCCGCATCGTGCGCCGCCAGCCCGCCATCGCCTGCCCGCGCTGCGGCAGTGCGCACACCGAACGCACCTCGGCGTTCGGCTCGACGGCCTGCAAGGCGCTGTACCGCTGCCTGG
- a CDS encoding TRAP transporter substrate-binding protein → MTPIRRRRFLQATASSIACVGVPLAARAQATLALRFSSSMTADDNAAHYVWYQRMAANLRNQVGEAIRLDYFPNNQLGKESDVVQQVKVGAIDMMVTGSSIWATVLPEIGMLDLGYMFDNYGHMAKVAEGGVGKSLNDMLQQRAGCTILTWASHFGPRNVYTKQPIKSLADIKGVKLRVLPTPAFIETFKIMGAIPTPIPFGELYMSAQTGVVDGFEHDAGTVLASKLNEVTKSCWQTEHLFSPMVVVIGRRSLDKIPAPLRAGFMKAVAESTGQQRVIAADKATAAIEDLKKKGMTFFPMSAADRAAVRKEMEARLWADFARQFTSTAPLFAAINAARA, encoded by the coding sequence ATGACGCCGATTCGCCGCCGCCGCTTCCTGCAGGCCACCGCCTCGTCCATCGCCTGCGTCGGCGTTCCGCTCGCAGCGCGTGCCCAGGCCACGCTCGCGCTGCGCTTCTCCTCCTCGATGACCGCCGACGACAACGCCGCGCACTATGTCTGGTACCAGCGCATGGCCGCCAACCTCAGGAACCAGGTCGGCGAGGCCATCAGGCTGGATTACTTCCCCAACAACCAGCTGGGCAAGGAGAGCGACGTGGTGCAGCAGGTCAAGGTGGGCGCCATCGACATGATGGTGACCGGCTCCTCGATCTGGGCCACGGTGCTGCCCGAGATCGGCATGCTGGACCTCGGCTACATGTTCGACAACTACGGGCACATGGCCAAGGTGGCCGAAGGCGGCGTGGGCAAGTCGCTCAACGACATGCTGCAGCAACGCGCCGGTTGCACCATCCTCACCTGGGCCTCCCACTTCGGCCCGCGCAACGTCTACACCAAGCAGCCCATCAAGTCGCTGGCGGACATCAAGGGCGTGAAGCTGCGCGTGCTGCCCACGCCTGCCTTCATCGAGACCTTCAAGATCATGGGCGCCATCCCCACGCCCATCCCCTTCGGCGAGCTCTACATGTCGGCGCAGACCGGCGTGGTGGATGGCTTCGAGCACGATGCCGGCACGGTGCTCGCCAGCAAGCTGAACGAGGTCACGAAGTCCTGCTGGCAAACCGAGCATCTGTTCAGCCCGATGGTGGTGGTGATCGGCCGCCGCAGCCTGGACAAGATCCCGGCGCCGCTGCGCGCGGGCTTCATGAAGGCGGTGGCCGAGAGCACCGGGCAGCAGCGCGTGATCGCCGCCGACAAGGCCACGGCCGCGATCGAGGACCTGAAGAAGAAGGGCATGACCTTCTTTCCGATGTCGGCCGCCGACCGGGCGGCGGTGCGCAAGGAGATGGAGGCCCGCCTCTGGGCCGACTTTGCCAGGCAGTTCACGTCGACCGCGCCGCTCTTCGCCGCCATCAACGCCGCCCGCGCCTGA
- a CDS encoding TRAP transporter large permease subunit has product MSVDTTLPAWGFRHDTQPGRWLARLTQAMEWLAAAVLAADVLVVFLSVVYRYFLHDPVDWAEEAARALMIVLVFFGAATVLARSQHVGVDFFRQMLPASWHPAMVQVGHWMIAFVSASLLVSSVLLLADSYSQTTPLGLPQWLYVYPVVAGSLFMTLFAVANAVNAPARLVWLTLVASALLLGAVYAWNALAPSHAIPRGLLLAAGFFTGLVAGVPIGFVLAFSSLLYFLSDPSLPILVYSQQVMAGSDHFVLLAIPFFVLAGLLMESNGMSSRLIELLLRVFGRVRGGLGLITITATAFFSGVSGSKLADVAAVGGIVMPAVRRTRQDPNEAAGLLASTAVMAETIPPCINMIIMGFVANISIAGLFMAGLLPAVVMAVALATLAVIVGRKIDPDEAFPQRRPLLRLLGGALVAILMVAMIGKGVVSGIATSTEVSAFAVVYALVAGGLAFRELSLKSIAQLFVKSASMAGSILFIVAAASSLSFALTIEQVPQAMSATMVAFAQHWGSTMFLLLAVLLMVVFGAVLEGAPALIIFGPLLTPIAAQLGVHPLHFGTVMVIAMGLGLFAPPVGLGLFATCALTGTQVKDVARPMLKYLLVLALTLVLLALVPSFSLWLPNRLGL; this is encoded by the coding sequence ATGTCCGTCGACACCACCCTGCCCGCCTGGGGCTTCCGGCACGACACGCAGCCCGGCCGCTGGCTGGCCCGTCTCACGCAGGCCATGGAATGGCTGGCCGCGGCGGTGCTGGCGGCCGACGTGCTGGTGGTGTTCCTGTCGGTCGTCTACCGCTACTTCCTGCACGACCCGGTGGACTGGGCCGAGGAAGCGGCGCGCGCCCTCATGATCGTGCTGGTCTTCTTCGGTGCGGCCACGGTGCTGGCGCGCAGCCAGCACGTCGGCGTCGACTTCTTCCGGCAGATGCTGCCTGCGTCCTGGCATCCTGCGATGGTGCAGGTCGGACACTGGATGATCGCCTTCGTCTCGGCCAGCCTGCTCGTCTCCTCCGTGCTGCTGCTGGCCGACTCGTACAGCCAGACCACGCCCCTGGGCCTGCCGCAATGGCTCTACGTGTACCCGGTGGTGGCGGGCAGCCTGTTCATGACCCTGTTCGCGGTGGCGAACGCGGTGAACGCGCCGGCACGCCTCGTGTGGCTCACGCTGGTGGCCAGCGCACTGCTGCTCGGTGCGGTCTACGCCTGGAACGCGCTGGCGCCTTCGCATGCGATTCCGCGCGGGCTGCTGCTGGCTGCAGGCTTTTTCACCGGCCTGGTGGCCGGTGTGCCGATCGGCTTCGTCCTCGCGTTCTCCTCGCTGCTGTACTTCCTCTCGGACCCGTCCCTGCCGATCCTGGTGTACTCGCAGCAGGTGATGGCGGGCAGCGACCACTTCGTGTTGCTGGCCATCCCCTTCTTCGTGCTGGCCGGCCTGTTGATGGAATCGAACGGCATGTCCTCGCGCCTGATCGAGCTGCTGCTGCGCGTGTTTGGCCGCGTACGCGGCGGGCTGGGGCTCATCACGATCACGGCAACGGCCTTCTTCTCCGGCGTCTCGGGATCGAAGCTGGCCGACGTCGCCGCCGTGGGCGGCATCGTGATGCCGGCCGTGCGCCGCACCCGGCAGGATCCGAACGAGGCCGCGGGCCTGCTGGCCAGCACCGCCGTCATGGCCGAGACCATCCCGCCCTGCATCAACATGATCATCATGGGCTTCGTCGCCAACATCTCCATCGCGGGGCTGTTCATGGCGGGCCTGCTGCCGGCGGTCGTGATGGCCGTCGCGCTGGCGACGCTGGCGGTGATCGTCGGCCGCAAGATCGATCCCGATGAGGCCTTCCCGCAGCGCCGCCCGCTGCTGCGCCTGCTGGGCGGTGCGCTGGTCGCGATCCTGATGGTCGCCATGATCGGCAAGGGCGTGGTGTCGGGCATCGCCACCTCGACGGAAGTCTCGGCCTTCGCCGTCGTGTACGCGCTGGTCGCGGGCGGGCTCGCGTTCCGCGAGCTGAGCCTGAAGTCCATCGCGCAGCTGTTCGTGAAATCGGCGTCGATGGCCGGCAGCATCCTCTTCATCGTGGCGGCGGCGTCCAGCCTGTCGTTCGCGCTCACCATCGAACAGGTGCCGCAGGCGATGTCGGCCACCATGGTGGCCTTCGCGCAGCACTGGGGCAGCACGATGTTCCTGCTGCTGGCGGTGCTGCTGATGGTGGTGTTCGGCGCGGTGCTGGAGGGCGCGCCGGCGCTCATCATCTTCGGTCCGCTGCTCACGCCGATCGCGGCGCAGCTGGGCGTCCATCCGCTGCACTTCGGCACCGTGATGGTCATTGCAATGGGCCTGGGCCTGTTCGCCCCGCCCGTCGGCCTGGGCCTGTTCGCGACCTGCGCGCTGACCGGCACGCAGGTCAAGGACGTGGCCCGGCCCATGTTGAAATACCTGCTGGTGCTGGCACTGACGCTGGTGCTGCTGGCGCTGGTTCCCTCCTTCTCCCTGTGGCTGCCGAACCGGCTCGGCCTGTAG
- the paaC gene encoding 1,2-phenylacetyl-CoA epoxidase subunit PaaC encodes MQSIAIKNDPAVQYLLRIGDTVLVLAQRLAEWTGHAPVLEEDIALANMALDLVGQARAVLTRAGELEGAGHDEDQLAFLRDERDYRNVTLVELPRGDFAVTVLRNAMMATFLRLLWDELRHSSDAELAAIAGKALKEARYHQQHAADWVVRLGQGTDESARRMGAAVELLWRYSAELFDSDAVEDHAAHTGLGPRWSELVDAWEAEMHALLGEAGVDLPAASTFRSGGKRGVHSEHMGYLLADMQYLQRAYPGGVW; translated from the coding sequence ATGCAATCGATCGCGATCAAGAACGACCCGGCCGTCCAGTACCTGCTGCGCATCGGCGACACCGTGCTGGTGCTGGCGCAGCGGCTGGCCGAGTGGACCGGCCATGCGCCCGTGCTGGAGGAGGACATCGCCCTGGCCAACATGGCGCTCGACCTGGTCGGGCAGGCGCGCGCCGTGCTCACGCGCGCCGGTGAACTCGAGGGCGCCGGGCACGACGAGGACCAGCTCGCCTTCCTGCGCGACGAGCGCGACTACCGCAACGTCACGCTGGTCGAGCTGCCGCGTGGCGACTTCGCCGTGACGGTGCTGCGCAACGCCATGATGGCCACCTTCCTGCGCCTGCTGTGGGACGAGCTGCGCCACTCCAGCGACGCCGAGCTCGCCGCCATCGCCGGCAAGGCCCTGAAGGAGGCGCGCTACCACCAGCAGCACGCGGCCGACTGGGTCGTGCGGCTGGGGCAGGGCACGGACGAGTCCGCGCGCCGGATGGGCGCCGCGGTCGAGCTCTTGTGGCGCTACAGCGCCGAGCTGTTCGATTCCGACGCCGTCGAGGACCATGCCGCGCACACCGGCCTGGGGCCGCGCTGGAGCGAGCTGGTCGATGCCTGGGAAGCCGAGATGCATGCGCTGCTCGGCGAGGCCGGCGTCGACCTGCCCGCGGCCTCGACCTTCCGCTCCGGCGGCAAGCGCGGCGTGCACAGCGAGCACATGGGTTACCTGCTGGCCGACATGCAGTACCTGCAGCGCGCCTACCCGGGCGGCGTGTGGTGA